In a genomic window of Lepisosteus oculatus isolate fLepOcu1 chromosome 5, fLepOcu1.hap2, whole genome shotgun sequence:
- the mogat2 gene encoding 2-acylglycerol O-acyltransferase 2 isoform X1 yields MKVQFAPLNIPRTRRLQTAAVLQWVFSFLALAQCCFVLFFALIFTRFWLISVLYATWWFIDRDTPSHGGRRLPFMNNLPLWKYLRDYFPVKLVKTADLDPRLNYVFGFHPHGVLVAGAFVNFCTLSTGFLQLFPGMTPFLLMLPLWFRVPFFRDYILSGGLIPSDKESASYLLRRPEGGNVVVIAVGGAPEALDARPGAFTLLLANRKGFVKLAIEHGAQLVPVFSFGENEVFDQLDNPRGTWLRWLQERLQKMMGVSLPLFHARGVFQYSFGLIPYRKPIFTVVGKPIKVERNEKPTEEEVDALHELYIEELCKLFEEHKGKYGVPEDKHLSFI; encoded by the exons ATGAAGGTTCAATTTGCGCCTTTAAACATTCCTCGAACCAGGAGGCTGCAGACCGCAGCCGTGCTGCAGTGGGTTTTCTCCTTTCTTGCGCTGG CGCAGTGCTGCTTCGTGCTGTTTTTCGCCCTGATCTTCACTCGATTCTGGCTGATCAGCGTCCTGTATGCCACCTGGTGGTTTATTGACCGCGATACACCATCTCATGGGGGTAGGAGACTCCCCTTCATGAACAATCTGCCACTGTGGAAGTATCTCCGGGACTACTTTCCTGTTAAG CTGGTGAAGACGGCCGACCTGGACCCGAGACTGAACTACGTGTTTGGGTTTCATCCTCATGGGGTGCTGGTGGCTGGGGCCTTCGTGAACTTCTGCACCCTGTCCACCGGATTCCTGCAGCTCTTCCCCGGAATGACGCCCTTCCTGCTCATGCTGCCGCTGTGGTTCAGGGTGCCTTTCTTCCGGGACTACATCCTGTCTGGAG GACTGATCCCCTCGGACAAAGAGAGCGCCAGCTACCTGCTGCGGCGCCCGGAGGGCGGGAATGTGGTGGTCATCGCAGTGGGAGGGGCGCCCGAAGCCCTGGACGCCCGGCCGGGAGCCTTCACCCTGCTGCTGGCCAACAGGAAGGGGTTTGTCAAGTTGGCGATTGAGCACGG GGCCCAGCTCGTCCCCGTGTTCTCCTTCGGGGAGAACGAGGTGTTCGACCAGCTGGACAACCCCCGGGGCACCTGGCTGCGCTGGCTCCAGGAGCGCCTGCAGAAGATGATGGGCGTCTCGCTGCCGCTCTTCCACGCGCGGGGCGTCTTCCAGTACAGCTTCGGACTCATCCCTTACAGGAAGCCCATCTTCACCGTGG TCGGGAAGCCGATCAAAGTAGAGAGAAACGAAAAGCCAACCGAGGAGGAAGTGGACGCACTTCATGAGCTGTACATCGAGGAGCTGTGCAAGCTGTTCGAGGAGCACAAGGGCAAATACGGCGTGCCAGAGGACAAGCACCTGAGCTTCATATGA
- the mogat2 gene encoding 2-acylglycerol O-acyltransferase 2 isoform X2, with protein sequence MNNLPLWKYLRDYFPVKLVKTADLDPRLNYVFGFHPHGVLVAGAFVNFCTLSTGFLQLFPGMTPFLLMLPLWFRVPFFRDYILSGGLIPSDKESASYLLRRPEGGNVVVIAVGGAPEALDARPGAFTLLLANRKGFVKLAIEHGAQLVPVFSFGENEVFDQLDNPRGTWLRWLQERLQKMMGVSLPLFHARGVFQYSFGLIPYRKPIFTVVGKPIKVERNEKPTEEEVDALHELYIEELCKLFEEHKGKYGVPEDKHLSFI encoded by the exons ATGAACAATCTGCCACTGTGGAAGTATCTCCGGGACTACTTTCCTGTTAAG CTGGTGAAGACGGCCGACCTGGACCCGAGACTGAACTACGTGTTTGGGTTTCATCCTCATGGGGTGCTGGTGGCTGGGGCCTTCGTGAACTTCTGCACCCTGTCCACCGGATTCCTGCAGCTCTTCCCCGGAATGACGCCCTTCCTGCTCATGCTGCCGCTGTGGTTCAGGGTGCCTTTCTTCCGGGACTACATCCTGTCTGGAG GACTGATCCCCTCGGACAAAGAGAGCGCCAGCTACCTGCTGCGGCGCCCGGAGGGCGGGAATGTGGTGGTCATCGCAGTGGGAGGGGCGCCCGAAGCCCTGGACGCCCGGCCGGGAGCCTTCACCCTGCTGCTGGCCAACAGGAAGGGGTTTGTCAAGTTGGCGATTGAGCACGG GGCCCAGCTCGTCCCCGTGTTCTCCTTCGGGGAGAACGAGGTGTTCGACCAGCTGGACAACCCCCGGGGCACCTGGCTGCGCTGGCTCCAGGAGCGCCTGCAGAAGATGATGGGCGTCTCGCTGCCGCTCTTCCACGCGCGGGGCGTCTTCCAGTACAGCTTCGGACTCATCCCTTACAGGAAGCCCATCTTCACCGTGG TCGGGAAGCCGATCAAAGTAGAGAGAAACGAAAAGCCAACCGAGGAGGAAGTGGACGCACTTCATGAGCTGTACATCGAGGAGCTGTGCAAGCTGTTCGAGGAGCACAAGGGCAAATACGGCGTGCCAGAGGACAAGCACCTGAGCTTCATATGA